The following proteins come from a genomic window of Raphanus sativus cultivar WK10039 unplaced genomic scaffold, ASM80110v3 Scaffold0099, whole genome shotgun sequence:
- the LOC108851097 gene encoding LOW QUALITY PROTEIN: uncharacterized protein LOC108851097 (The sequence of the model RefSeq protein was modified relative to this genomic sequence to represent the inferred CDS: deleted 1 base in 1 codon) translates to MTYENERAGNRDTSDYKVLGRRDLFLDPSVRLKATHGLLLKELKKGERYSLSSLFSLVLDQ, encoded by the exons ATGACTTATGAGAATGAAAG AGCTGGAAACAGAGACACTAGTGATTATAAGGTGTTGGGAAGGCGTGACTTGTTT CTCGACCCCAGCGTGAGACTGAAGGCAACACACGGGTTACTCTTAAAAGAGCTTAAAAAAGGGGAGAGATACTCTTTAAGTAGTTTATTCTCTTTGGTTTTGGATCAGTAA